The DNA sequence GCTGCGTTCTGCTCTGGCTGCCATGGGCCGCGAGGTCGTCTTCCAAACGGGTCCGTGGGGCGAGGTCATGGGATGGCTGGAACAGGGCGAAGTACAGGTTCTGCCCCTGGTGGGCCGGACGCCGGAGCGTGAGAAAATTTTCGACTTTACGGTTCCGTACATGTCCCTGCACGGGGCCATCGTGGTCCGGGCCGAAACCCGGGGGGTGCGGAATCTGCATGATCTCAAGGGCAGAGATGTCGCCGTGATGCGGGGCGACAATGCCGAGGAGTTCCTGCGGCGGGAAGATCGCGGCATCATGATCCATACAACGGACACCTTTGAACAGGCTCTCCAGGAATTGGCCCAGGGACGTCACGATGCCGTGGTTGTCCAGAGACTTGTCGCTCTGCGCCTGATCCGGGAAGCAGGTCTCGAGAATCTGCGGATCCTCGACAATCCCATCCAGGGGTTTCGCCAGGATTTCTGTTTTGCAGTAAAAAAAGGGGACAGCGCCATGCTGGCCCTGTTGAACGAGGGCCTGGCCCTGGTCATTGCGGACGGGACCCACCGGCGGTTGCATGCAAGGTGGTTTGCCGCTCTGGAACTGCCTCAAGACCGGCGCATTGTAATGGGGGGGGATCACAACTTTCCGCCTTTCGAGTACCTGGACGACAACGGCCGCCCCACGGGCTTCAACATCGACCTTGCAAGGGCCATAGCTCATGAGATGGGATTTGACATTGACATCCGTCTGGGGCCATGGGTGGATATGGTTCAAAGCCTCGGACGAGGTGAGATCGATGTCCTGAGCATGTACTATTCGGTTGGACGTGAGCGGAGATTCGATTTCAGTTTGCCTTTCATGGTTAATCATTACGTCGGCGTGGTTCGCCGCGGCGAAGAGGACCCGCCGGTTACGTTCGCGGATCTGGCGGACAAACGCATCGTGGTCCAGGAAGGCGACATCATTCACGACATACTCGTGGAGCAGGGTTTCAAATCCCAGCTTGCGCTGGTTGAAACCCAGGAGGACATGCTGCGGGAGCTGGTCGAAGGAAAGCACGACTGCGCCATCGCGCTCAGGATCGCCTCCTTACACTGGATCAAGGAGCACGGCCTGACCAATCTGCACTTGGGGGGGCATTCCTTCTTGTCGCTGGATTATGCCTTTGCCGTTCCCAAGGGCCACTCGGCTCTCCTGGCCCAGTTCAGCGAGGGGTTGCAGGTTCTGCGGGAGAGCGGGGAATACCGCCGGATACATGAAAAGTGGCTGGGCATCTACGAGGAGCCATCGTATGTTGAGTCACTGCGAAATTTACTCGTGGTCCTCGTGCCCTTGCTTCTCCTGCTGCTCGGATTCTTTTTGTGGTCCTGGTCCCTGCGCCGCCAGGTCCGGATACGAACCGAACAACTCCAGGAAAGCGAGCAGAAGTACAGGTCTTTTTTTGAAAACAGCCTGGATGCCATTCTCCTGTCCGGCACCGATGGAAAGGTTTTCTCCGCTAACCCCTCGGCATGCTCCATGTTCGAGTGCAGCGAAACGGAAATTGTCATGGTCGGCAGACAAGGATTGGTGGACGCTTCGGATCCGATGCTTGCCCGATTGCTGGATCAGCTGCACAAGCAGGGAAAGGTTCGGGGGGAATTGACGCTCCTGCGCAAGGACGGCTCTCCTTTTTCGGCTGAAGTGAGTCTGGCGCTGTTTCAGGACAGCCACGGCACGTACAATGCCAGCATGATCATTCGAGATATTACCGAGCGCAAGCAGGCGGAAGCAGCCCTGTTCCGGGCCAAGGAACAAGCCGAAACGGCCAACAAGGCCAAAAGTGAATTCCTGGCCAACATGTCCCATGAACTGCGAACGCCATTGAACGGCGTTGTCGGTATGATGCAGCTCATGCAGACCACGACCCTGGATGAAGAACAGGCGCAGTACGTGACCCTGGCCATCAAGTCCTCGGACAGGCTGGCCCGTCTCCTGACGGATCTGCTGGACATCTCCAGAATCGAGGCCGGGAAAATGGAAGTTCGGGAAGTGGAATTCAGCGTCGAAGAGCTGATGACGTCCGTATCCGAGCTGTTCACTGTTACGGCCATGGAGAAAGGCATTGCGCTGGAGTGGTCCCTTGACCCATCCCTGCCGCGGAGAATTGTCGGCGACGAAATGCGAATTCGGCAGATCCTTTTCAATCTTGTGGGCAATGCCGTGAAATTTACACACAAGGGAAGCGTACAGGTCCACCTGACGCCTCTCTCCCTCAATAATGGCATAAAGCCGCGGATACTGATCACGGTCATGGATACGGGCATCGGCATCCCCGATGACAAACTGGGTGATCTTTTCAAGCCGTTCACCCAGGTCGACGTCTCCTACACGCGCAGCTTTCAGGGCGCGGGCCTCGGCTTGGCCATCGTCAGGCGACTGTTGGAACTGATGAACGGCAACCTCTGCGCGGAAAGCGTTCTCGGCAAGAGGACAGCCATGCATGTGGTCTTGCCGCTCAAGTTACCGCCTGACCCCTCCTTAAAATAAGGGGCTTGGCAGAAGTCGCTGATACAAACTCCCTCAAAGACGAGCATCTCTCATCCTGAGCTTTTAGCTTTCGCAGTTCGACTCCATCCACTTCAGCCAGGTCTCCCTTGCCCGCTGGGCCTGCATGGCCTTGCGTTGCGCTTTTTTGCCGCGAGCTTTGAGTTCCGGCATCAGGCCGAAGTTGACGTTGGAGGGCTGGAAGTTCTTGGTTTGGGTTTGCAGGTGCCGGAGCAGGGCGCCCAGAGCGGTTTCCGGGGGCGGCTGGGGAATGTTTCGTCCCTGCAGGCGGGCGGTCAGGGCGTGGCCCAGCCAGAGACCGCAGGCCGCGGATTCCACATATCCTTCCACGCCGGTGATCTGGCCGGCCAGGAACACTCCTGGTCTGGCGCGCAACTCCAGGTCGGGCGTCAGGGCTTGCGGCGCGTTGACGTAGGTATTGCGGTGCATGCTGCCCAGGCGCAGAAACTCAGCCTGGGCCAGACCGGGAATGAGCCGGAAGATCCGTTCCTGTTCCGGGTAGGCCAGCTTGGTCTGGAAGCCGACCAGGTTGAAGGCGGTCTTGTCCAGGTTCTCGGCCCGGAGCTGCACCACGGCAAAAGGCTGGGCTCCGGTTTGCGGATCAACCAACCCCACTGGCTTGAGCGGGCCGAAGGCCATGGTCATTTCCCCACGCTCGGCCAGGGTTTCGATGGGCAGGCAGGCCTCGAAATGGATGGTCTTCTCGAACTCCCGGGCCGCGACCTTGCGTGCGCCCAGCAGTTCGGCATGGAAGCGGCGGTAGGTCTCCTCGTCCAGGGGGCAGTTCAGATAGTCGTGTTCGTCCGGATTGTAGCGTGACCCCCAGAAGGCGATGGACATGTCCACGGATTCCGCCGCCACAATGGGCGCGATGGCATCGTAGAAATAGAGGTGATCCCCTCCCACGGCGGTACGCAGATCCTCGGCCAGCTCCTCTCCGGCCAGGGGCCCGGCGGCGATGACCACTAGGTCCGCGCCGGCAAGGCGCGGATCATCCAGGGATCGGACTTCCTCGCGGACCAGGGTGATCCGCGGTTCATCGTGGATGCGCTTTGTGATCCACTCCGCGAACAGCTCCCGGTCCACGGCCAGGGCCTTGCCCGCGGGAACGCGGGTTGCCCGGGCCGCGGCCATGACCAGGCTGTCCAGCTCTGTCATCTCCTGCTTGAGCAGCCCCACGGCGGCTTCCGGCTCATCAGAGCGCAGGGAGTTGGAACAGACCAGTTCGGCCAGGTTCGGGCTGGAATGGGCCGGGGAGAACCGGTCGGGTTTCATTTCATAGAGACGGACCGAGATGCCGCCGCGGGCCAGTTGCCAAGCGCATTCGCATCCGGCCAGACCGGCCCCGACCACGGCGACGGTTCGGGGATCATCGGAAATTGGTGTCAGGTTCATGTTTTTCTCAAGTGACATTATTCATGGTTGTACTTTTCCAGAACGCCATCCGGATCGACATGCTTGCAGGTCCATGATCCGGGCCGAATCTGATAGCGGGAGACGACCCAGCTTTCGTGATCAATGCAGTCCACATGGCCCTGCCCATGCTCGGCCAGAGCCGAGGCGATCAGGTCCAAATCAGGCTCCACGTCGTGGTATTTGCCTTCGTACTCCACTTCCAGATGGTCGTCTCCGTGCCAGACATAAGCCTCCGGACTCAGTTCGCGTTGCAGAACCTTCTGCTTATCCCTGTCAAAGCCGTGAATTTCTCCAAAAATTCGCATCGGAAATTTCATGTGTTCCTCACAGCGGTATTTGATTTTCAAGCCCGCCAAGGTTGATCAACCCTGGCTTATTCCTGATTGTTACCAAAACACCGGCAACCGGACGAGACTGCGGGCCTTGTTCTGGAAAAGGATGTAGCCCTTGTCGCATCCGTACAGGTAGAGGTCCCGGGTGATGGCCACGTCGTCTCGGCAATAGGCGATAATCTTGTCGATCTGGCCCTGCTTCCACCATTTCAGGGCATCCAGGCCATTGGCGGATTTTTGGGATTGCAGCGTGTGGCGAGCCAGGTGGTCCAGGGACAATCTGTAGCCCAGGCGGTCGTGGACCGTCTTGAGCATGTCCAGGGTGGGCAGGTCCTGGAAGTTGAAATCCAGGCAGCCGCGCAGAACCCGGTAGTCGAAGTTGAGGATGTTGAAGCCGACTACCAGGTCGACTTGCCGCAGCTTTTCCACCAGCTTCGGGATGTCCTGTTGCAGGTAGTCGATGAAGACGTCCTCGCGCGAATCATACAGCACGGCGCAGCTCACGCCCATCTGGGCGGCATTGCCCCAGCCGCCGACCTCCTGGGCCGAACAGCAGGTCTCGATGTCCAGGACGGCGAAGTGCAGGGTTTTGCGCTTCGATATGCGGGTGGTATCTCGAGGGGTGAAATCCAAAGGTGGGGTGGGACACACTGTGCTTGCTGTTGGTTCCGGTGTGGTTTGAGCAGACTCGACAGGAAATTCGGCCTGGTTTTCTCTGCATGTCGATGTTGTCTGTCCCTCTTCCCCTCGCTTTTCCTGCTCCTGCTTTGCCTCTCCCATTCGCATTTCCGTGGAACCAGTATTTCGGCAGCCGAAGAGGTCTCTGTGGATGCCCTGATGCTGTACTCCTGCCGAGGGTTGCAGCGGGATCGAAAGATTCGTTCGAGGAACGCGATCACGAAGAGCATCCAGCACGGCCAGGGCGGCCTGCTTGTCGATGGGCCGGTTTCCGGAGCCGCATTTGGGCGAGTGGACGCAGGCCGGGCACCCATTTTCGCAGGCGCATCCGGTCACGGCCTCCAGGGTACGCAGGAGCATGGTTTCGGCCTGGGCGTAAGCCTGGCGGGTCAGACCGATGCCGCCGGGGATGCCGTCGTAGACGAAGACCGCCGCGGATTGCAGATCCTCGTGCAGGGGCGTGGATATGCCACCCAGGTCGTTGCGGTCCGTGAGGACGAGCAGGGGCAGAATGCCGATGCAGGCGTGCTCCAGGGCGTGGATGCCGCCCATGAAGTGCATCTGGCGGCTTTCCAGGCTTTGGCGCACGCTGTCCGGGATAATCAGCCAGATGCCTTCGGTTTCGAAGATTTGTTCCGGCAGGTCCAGCTCCACGACCTTGAGCAGGTTGTGGCCCCGCAGAGCCCGGCGTTCGTAGGCCGGATAGCGCTGGGTGATTTCCAGGCGGCCGAAATGGATGGTCGTGTTCCAGATCGACTTGCCGGAGTATGTTTCCAGGATGCGGGTGCTTTTCTCGCGGCGGATGCGGGTGAAATAATTGATCTCGGCCGGGAGCACGAAAACCGATGCCGTTTCCAGGTCCAGGCGCTCCACCAGATAGGTTCGGCCCTGGTGCAGGTAGACGGCGCCGGGGTGGGTGTCGGTGAAGGCCCGGTACCAGTCCATGATGCCGATCTGTTCGCCGGTTTCGCCGTGGAATATGAGCAGGCTCCTGCCGCTGCCGCGCAGGCTGACGTCCCGGTGCGGAGCCTCTTCAGGACAGATGTATTTGCGTCCGTCCGTGGTGCGCAACAGCCTGCCGCGTTGCAGAAGCGCGGTGATGCGATCCTGGACATGGCTTCCCAGAATGAACGGCTCTTCCAGGTCCAGGGGGAGGTCGGCCGCGGCGCAGACCAGGTGCTGGTCCATGATGGCCGGGTTCATGGGATTGAGCACCGCGGCCTCGGGCGGGCTGGAAAAGAAGACGTTCGGATGGCGCATGAAATACTTGTCCAGGGGATTCTCGTAACCCAGCAGGGCCACGGCGGATTCCCGGCCGCCCCGGCCCACCCGGCCCGCCCGTTGCCATGTGGCCATGATCGAACCCGGATAACCCACAAGAATGCACAAATCCAGATTCCCTATGTCGATCCCCAGTTCCAGGGCGCTGGTGCTGATGACCGCCAGGGTCCGGCCCGAAGCCAGGTCCGCCTCGATCCGGCGACGCTCCCGGGGCAGGAAACCGGCCCGGTAGACGCTGATCCTGTCCTTGAACTCCTTCAGGCGCTGGCCGGACCAGATGCCCAGGAGTTCGGTCAGCTTGCGCGATCCGGTATAGATGATCGTACGCAGGCCCTGGATCAGGGCCTGTTCCAGAAGCACCAGGGCGGTCAGGGAAGGGCCCTCGGCGGCGTCCAGAAAGACAAAATGCTTGCGGCCCCGGGGGGCGGTGCTTTCGGAGATCAGATCCGCATCCCGCCCGGTCAGCTCGCGGGTCAGCTCCAGAGGATTGTGAATGGTGGCCGAGCAGCAGACATAGGCCGGCCTGGCGCCGTAATGGGCGCAGATGCGCTCCAGCCGTCGGAAAACCCAGGCCATGTGCGACCCCATTACTCCACGGTAGACATGGACTTCGTCGATGACCACGAACCGAAGGTTGCGGAAGAAATCGCGCCAGCGATGATGATGGGCCAGGATGCCCAGGTGGAGCATGTCCGGGTTGGTGATCAGGATTTTGGGCGGATCGCGGCGGATGCGGTCCCGGACCTGATTATCCGTGTCCCCGTCGTAGATCGCCATGGTGGGACGCTTGTCCTGGGGCAGGCCGCCGATCATCTCGCGCAGCGTGTTGTGCTGGTCCTGGGCCAGGGCCT is a window from the Desulfonatronum thiosulfatophilum genome containing:
- the trmFO gene encoding methylenetetrahydrofolate--tRNA-(uracil(54)-C(5))-methyltransferase (FADH(2)-oxidizing) TrmFO, encoding MNLTPISDDPRTVAVVGAGLAGCECAWQLARGGISVRLYEMKPDRFSPAHSSPNLAELVCSNSLRSDEPEAAVGLLKQEMTELDSLVMAAARATRVPAGKALAVDRELFAEWITKRIHDEPRITLVREEVRSLDDPRLAGADLVVIAAGPLAGEELAEDLRTAVGGDHLYFYDAIAPIVAAESVDMSIAFWGSRYNPDEHDYLNCPLDEETYRRFHAELLGARKVAAREFEKTIHFEACLPIETLAERGEMTMAFGPLKPVGLVDPQTGAQPFAVVQLRAENLDKTAFNLVGFQTKLAYPEQERIFRLIPGLAQAEFLRLGSMHRNTYVNAPQALTPDLELRARPGVFLAGQITGVEGYVESAACGLWLGHALTARLQGRNIPQPPPETALGALLRHLQTQTKNFQPSNVNFGLMPELKARGKKAQRKAMQAQRARETWLKWMESNCES
- a CDS encoding transporter substrate-binding domain-containing protein, with the translated sequence MPTYTNIFNIFDFSETCPLFRRCVTFLAILLAALILYGPTAAFANNLPPVRSATEINYPPFSIVDETGRAGGFSVELLRSALAAMGREVVFQTGPWGEVMGWLEQGEVQVLPLVGRTPEREKIFDFTVPYMSLHGAIVVRAETRGVRNLHDLKGRDVAVMRGDNAEEFLRREDRGIMIHTTDTFEQALQELAQGRHDAVVVQRLVALRLIREAGLENLRILDNPIQGFRQDFCFAVKKGDSAMLALLNEGLALVIADGTHRRLHARWFAALELPQDRRIVMGGDHNFPPFEYLDDNGRPTGFNIDLARAIAHEMGFDIDIRLGPWVDMVQSLGRGEIDVLSMYYSVGRERRFDFSLPFMVNHYVGVVRRGEEDPPVTFADLADKRIVVQEGDIIHDILVEQGFKSQLALVETQEDMLRELVEGKHDCAIALRIASLHWIKEHGLTNLHLGGHSFLSLDYAFAVPKGHSALLAQFSEGLQVLRESGEYRRIHEKWLGIYEEPSYVESLRNLLVVLVPLLLLLLGFFLWSWSLRRQVRIRTEQLQESEQKYRSFFENSLDAILLSGTDGKVFSANPSACSMFECSETEIVMVGRQGLVDASDPMLARLLDQLHKQGKVRGELTLLRKDGSPFSAEVSLALFQDSHGTYNASMIIRDITERKQAEAALFRAKEQAETANKAKSEFLANMSHELRTPLNGVVGMMQLMQTTTLDEEQAQYVTLAIKSSDRLARLLTDLLDISRIEAGKMEVREVEFSVEELMTSVSELFTVTAMEKGIALEWSLDPSLPRRIVGDEMRIRQILFNLVGNAVKFTHKGSVQVHLTPLSLNNGIKPRILITVMDTGIGIPDDKLGDLFKPFTQVDVSYTRSFQGAGLGLAIVRRLLELMNGNLCAESVLGKRTAMHVVLPLKLPPDPSLK
- a CDS encoding DEAD/DEAH box helicase; protein product: MNLATPVELFIQGLRHSERLPAQCLVHHRVLPAQQPEYAVPEQDCPEEMANCLTSLGITRQYAHQADAMARIRQGRDVVVATPTASGKSLIYNQPVMEALVQDQLARALYLFPLKALAQDQHNTLREMIGGLPQDKRPTMAIYDGDTDNQVRDRIRRDPPKILITNPDMLHLGILAHHHRWRDFFRNLRFVVIDEVHVYRGVMGSHMAWVFRRLERICAHYGARPAYVCCSATIHNPLELTRELTGRDADLISESTAPRGRKHFVFLDAAEGPSLTALVLLEQALIQGLRTIIYTGSRKLTELLGIWSGQRLKEFKDRISVYRAGFLPRERRRIEADLASGRTLAVISTSALELGIDIGNLDLCILVGYPGSIMATWQRAGRVGRGGRESAVALLGYENPLDKYFMRHPNVFFSSPPEAAVLNPMNPAIMDQHLVCAAADLPLDLEEPFILGSHVQDRITALLQRGRLLRTTDGRKYICPEEAPHRDVSLRGSGRSLLIFHGETGEQIGIMDWYRAFTDTHPGAVYLHQGRTYLVERLDLETASVFVLPAEINYFTRIRREKSTRILETYSGKSIWNTTIHFGRLEITQRYPAYERRALRGHNLLKVVELDLPEQIFETEGIWLIIPDSVRQSLESRQMHFMGGIHALEHACIGILPLLVLTDRNDLGGISTPLHEDLQSAAVFVYDGIPGGIGLTRQAYAQAETMLLRTLEAVTGCACENGCPACVHSPKCGSGNRPIDKQAALAVLDALRDRVPRTNLSIPLQPSAGVQHQGIHRDLFGCRNTGSTEMRMGEAKQEQEKRGEEGQTTSTCRENQAEFPVESAQTTPEPTASTVCPTPPLDFTPRDTTRISKRKTLHFAVLDIETCCSAQEVGGWGNAAQMGVSCAVLYDSREDVFIDYLQQDIPKLVEKLRQVDLVVGFNILNFDYRVLRGCLDFNFQDLPTLDMLKTVHDRLGYRLSLDHLARHTLQSQKSANGLDALKWWKQGQIDKIIAYCRDDVAITRDLYLYGCDKGYILFQNKARSLVRLPVFW